One genomic region from Skermania piniformis encodes:
- a CDS encoding SRPBCC family protein, which yields MGEVSAVSSITVSVDPARALAAIVDYQTVRPRILPAQYRDYRVVAGGIGAGTVAEWTLQATSKRVRKVRATVEVVDNVVTETDANSSMVTTWTVTPSGSSAQVELATRWQGAGGIGGIFEGIFAPIGLRKIQDELLANLARELS from the coding sequence GTGGGCGAAGTATCCGCAGTCAGTTCGATCACCGTGTCGGTCGATCCCGCCCGAGCGCTTGCGGCGATCGTCGACTACCAGACGGTTCGGCCGCGCATCCTGCCGGCGCAGTACCGTGATTACCGCGTGGTCGCGGGCGGTATCGGCGCCGGCACCGTCGCCGAATGGACGCTGCAGGCGACGTCCAAGCGGGTCCGCAAGGTGCGGGCCACCGTCGAGGTGGTCGACAACGTCGTCACCGAGACCGACGCGAACTCGTCGATGGTGACCACCTGGACCGTGACGCCGAGCGGCAGCAGCGCGCAGGTGGAGCTGGCTACTCGCTGGCAGGGTGCCGGCGGGATCGGCGGCATCTTCGAAGGCATCTTCGCCCCGATCGGCCTGCGCAAGATCCAGGACGAGCTGTTGGCGAATCTGGCCCGGGAACTGAGCTGA
- the recR gene encoding recombination mediator RecR, which yields MFEGPVQDLIDELGKLPGIGPKSAQRIAFHLLSVEPPDIERLQNALQRVRDGVQFCVVCGTVSDAEQCRICADPRRDRTMICVVEEPKDVQAIERTREFRGRYHVLGGALDPLSGVGPDQLRIRELLTRIGNQSDGVDVAEVIIATDPNTEGEATATYLVRMLRDFPGLSVTRLASGLPMGGDLEFADELTLGRALSGRRAM from the coding sequence TTGTTCGAGGGCCCGGTTCAGGACCTGATCGACGAACTCGGCAAGCTCCCCGGTATCGGTCCGAAAAGCGCTCAACGTATTGCTTTTCATCTACTGTCGGTCGAACCGCCGGATATCGAACGGCTGCAGAATGCGCTGCAACGGGTTCGGGACGGGGTGCAATTCTGCGTGGTGTGCGGCACGGTCTCCGACGCCGAACAATGCCGGATCTGCGCCGATCCGCGTCGCGACCGCACCATGATCTGTGTGGTCGAGGAGCCGAAAGATGTGCAGGCGATCGAGCGGACCCGCGAGTTCCGGGGCCGGTATCACGTGCTCGGCGGCGCGCTCGATCCGCTCAGCGGCGTCGGCCCGGACCAGTTGCGGATCCGGGAACTGCTCACGCGGATCGGTAATCAGTCCGACGGGGTGGACGTCGCCGAGGTGATCATCGCCACCGACCCGAACACCGAAGGCGAGGCGACGGCCACCTACCTGGTCCGGATGCTGCGAGATTTTCCCGGGCTGTCGGTCACCCGGTTGGCGTCCGGACTGCCGATGGGTGGGGATCTGGAGTTCGCCGACGAGCTCACCCTGGGTCGGGCACTGTCCGGTAGGCGGGCGATGTGA
- a CDS encoding YbaB/EbfC family nucleoid-associated protein encodes MQPGEPPDMQQLFAQAQQMQQALLAAQAEIAVTEVSGEAGGGLVRATVKGSGELVALTIDPKVVDPDDVETLQDLVIGAVNAAGGNAQRLASEKMGPLAGALGGSGLPGLPGR; translated from the coding sequence ATGCAGCCAGGTGAGCCGCCGGATATGCAGCAATTGTTCGCGCAAGCCCAGCAGATGCAGCAGGCGCTGCTCGCCGCGCAGGCCGAGATTGCCGTCACCGAGGTTTCCGGCGAGGCGGGCGGCGGTTTGGTGCGCGCGACCGTCAAGGGCAGCGGTGAGCTGGTCGCGTTGACCATCGATCCGAAGGTGGTCGATCCGGATGACGTGGAGACCCTGCAGGACTTGGTGATCGGCGCGGTCAACGCCGCGGGCGGGAATGCGCAGCGGTTGGCAAGCGAGAAGATGGGCCCGCTCGCCGGTGCGCTCGGCGGGTCCGGATTGCCGGGCCTGCCCGGCAGGTAG
- a CDS encoding class I SAM-dependent methyltransferase has translation MTSLKDAVFRDPAENLVDLTRKLSVAEAFGLLVDGDLPVRVTAYDGSSTGPAESPYTLDLRTRRGVHYLAAAPGDLGLARAYVAGDLGVDGIEPGNPYPILRAISDLKLRRPNALQIAAITRSLGWDVFRPVAPPPQESPARWRRLTDGLRHSRTRDAEAISHHYDVSNTFYEHVLGPSMTYTCACYEDRAWSLEQAQENKYRLIFDKLRLTDGDRLLDIGCGWGGMVRYAARRGVRVVGATLSRRQAEWAQKAIADEGLTGLAEVRHSDYRDVTETEFDAVSSIGLTEHIGVTNYPDYFGFVQRKLRDGGLFLNHCITRPGNLRAARAGDFIDRYVFPDGELTGSGRIISDIQDIGMEVVHEENLREHYALTLEQWCDNLVRNWDACVAEVGEGTAKVWGLYLAGSRLGFERNVIQLHHVLATKLGPDGRSTLPLRPWWNA, from the coding sequence ATGACGAGCCTGAAGGACGCCGTGTTCCGCGATCCCGCCGAAAACCTCGTCGACCTGACCCGCAAACTGTCCGTCGCGGAAGCGTTCGGGCTCCTGGTGGACGGCGACCTGCCGGTCCGGGTGACCGCCTACGACGGCAGCAGCACCGGTCCCGCCGAATCGCCCTACACGCTGGATCTGCGCACTCGTCGAGGGGTGCATTATCTGGCCGCAGCCCCGGGCGATCTCGGCCTGGCCCGCGCCTACGTCGCCGGTGACCTGGGGGTCGACGGGATCGAGCCCGGCAATCCGTACCCGATCCTGCGCGCGATCAGCGATCTGAAACTGCGCCGGCCGAACGCGCTGCAGATCGCGGCGATCACCCGGTCGCTCGGCTGGGACGTATTCCGTCCGGTCGCCCCGCCGCCGCAGGAATCGCCGGCCCGCTGGCGCCGGCTCACCGACGGCCTCCGCCACTCGCGGACCCGCGACGCCGAGGCGATCTCGCACCACTACGACGTTTCGAACACGTTCTACGAGCATGTACTGGGCCCGTCGATGACGTACACCTGCGCCTGCTACGAAGATCGGGCGTGGTCGCTGGAGCAGGCGCAAGAGAACAAGTACCGGTTGATCTTCGACAAGTTGCGCCTGACCGACGGCGACCGGCTGCTCGACATCGGTTGCGGCTGGGGCGGGATGGTCCGCTACGCGGCCCGCCGCGGGGTCCGGGTGGTCGGCGCAACGCTGTCCCGCCGGCAAGCCGAGTGGGCACAGAAGGCGATCGCCGACGAGGGGCTGACCGGACTCGCCGAGGTGCGGCACAGCGACTACCGGGACGTCACCGAGACCGAGTTCGACGCCGTGTCCTCGATCGGCCTGACCGAGCACATCGGCGTGACCAACTATCCCGACTACTTCGGTTTCGTCCAGCGCAAGCTGCGCGACGGCGGCCTGTTCCTGAACCACTGCATCACCCGGCCGGGCAACCTGCGCGCCGCCCGGGCGGGCGACTTCATCGACCGGTATGTGTTTCCCGACGGGGAGCTGACCGGCTCCGGCCGGATCATCTCCGACATCCAGGACATCGGGATGGAGGTCGTGCACGAAGAGAACCTGCGTGAGCACTATGCACTCACACTGGAGCAGTGGTGCGACAACCTGGTCCGCAACTGGGACGCCTGCGTCGCCGAGGTCGGCGAAGGCACCGCCAAGGTGTGGGGCCTGTACCTGGCCGGTTCCCGACTCGGGTTCGAGCGCAACGTGATCCAGCTACACCACGTGCTCGCCACCAAGCTGGGCCCGGACGGCCGCAGCACCTTGCCGCTGCGGCCCTGGTGGAACGCCTGA
- a CDS encoding GNAT family N-acetyltransferase, with the protein MSEVRVEFTDDAGEFLHRAGGLLAAEPVRYTVIASVATQTLERSVASDLPYRPWFATAVVGGVPTGVAMRNAPAPYPAWIGRFPPAAVSVLVDRLVADRTLTCVTGEPPSVVEFGAELARRRGESSAVTGRTRLHEFLEPKPPLAPPGWLRVAGPADADLCIEWYGTFRRDAAAQGGGPTNQLAGPTPDEIRRAIARGAIHLWECGGVPVSLVGHRAPTFGVAAVAPVYTPERLRGRGFARAAVYELSVRLRRESRVCLYTDRANPVSTAVYDVIGYRPVGDNVTVGITRPA; encoded by the coding sequence GTGAGCGAGGTTCGGGTCGAGTTCACCGACGATGCCGGCGAGTTTCTGCACCGGGCGGGTGGACTGCTGGCTGCCGAACCCGTTCGATACACGGTGATCGCCTCGGTCGCGACCCAGACGCTCGAGCGGTCGGTGGCGAGCGATCTGCCGTATCGACCGTGGTTCGCCACCGCGGTCGTCGGTGGCGTGCCGACCGGCGTGGCGATGCGCAACGCGCCTGCGCCGTATCCGGCGTGGATCGGCCGGTTTCCCCCCGCAGCGGTGTCGGTCCTGGTCGATCGGCTGGTGGCGGATCGGACCCTTACCTGCGTTACCGGCGAGCCGCCCAGCGTGGTCGAGTTCGGTGCGGAACTGGCTCGCCGTCGCGGCGAGAGCTCGGCGGTCACCGGTCGAACCCGGTTACACGAGTTCTTGGAGCCGAAGCCACCGTTGGCCCCGCCGGGCTGGTTGCGCGTCGCCGGTCCGGCCGACGCCGATCTGTGTATCGAGTGGTACGGCACCTTTCGCCGGGACGCGGCCGCGCAGGGCGGCGGTCCGACGAACCAGCTGGCGGGTCCGACGCCGGACGAGATCCGCCGCGCCATCGCCCGCGGCGCGATCCACCTGTGGGAGTGTGGCGGCGTGCCGGTCAGCTTGGTCGGACACCGGGCACCGACGTTCGGGGTCGCCGCCGTCGCGCCGGTGTACACGCCCGAGCGGCTACGCGGACGTGGTTTCGCCCGTGCCGCGGTCTACGAGTTGAGCGTTCGGCTGCGCCGGGAGTCCCGGGTGTGCCTGTACACCGATCGAGCAAACCCGGTCTCGACCGCCGTCTACGACGTGATCGGCTATCGGCCGGTCGGCGACAACGTCACGGTCGGCATCACCCGCCCCGCCTGA
- a CDS encoding SRPBCC family protein, producing the protein MPLTDVPTIEVSTEIAAAPSTVWSLVSDPRNIARWSPQNFKTFLRGRPQVGAKFVNLNRRGLLIWPTQSMIVRYDPEREMAFRVRENWTVWSFVVEPTATGTTLIERREAPKGISDLSVRLTNMAFGGTDAFAAELRDGMTDTLAKIKAEAERG; encoded by the coding sequence ATGCCGCTGACCGACGTTCCCACCATCGAGGTGTCCACCGAGATCGCCGCGGCGCCGTCGACGGTCTGGTCGTTGGTCTCCGACCCGCGCAACATCGCGCGGTGGAGCCCGCAGAACTTCAAGACCTTCCTGCGCGGCCGGCCGCAGGTCGGGGCGAAGTTCGTCAACCTCAATCGACGTGGGCTGCTGATCTGGCCGACCCAGTCGATGATCGTCCGATACGACCCGGAGCGGGAGATGGCGTTTCGGGTCCGGGAGAACTGGACCGTCTGGAGCTTCGTCGTCGAGCCGACCGCAACCGGCACCACACTGATCGAACGCCGTGAAGCGCCCAAGGGCATCTCGGATCTGTCGGTGCGGCTGACCAACATGGCCTTCGGCGGCACCGACGCGTTCGCCGCGGAACTGCGCGACGGCATGACCGACACCCTGGCCAAGATCAAGGCGGAGGCGGAACGCGGCTGA
- a CDS encoding VOC family protein, translating to MPTPRFDLIGIVVADMARSLAFYRRLGLDLPAAADDEPHVEVTLPGGIRLAWDAVSTVQSFDPDFEPRPGNTISLAFLLDSPTEVDATYTRLVDAGYTGHRAPWDAFWGQRYAVVHDPDGHGVDLFAPL from the coding sequence ATGCCAACTCCCCGTTTCGATCTGATCGGCATCGTGGTCGCCGACATGGCTCGTTCACTCGCGTTCTACCGTCGGCTCGGCCTGGACCTGCCGGCCGCCGCGGACGACGAACCGCACGTCGAGGTGACGCTGCCGGGCGGTATCCGGCTCGCCTGGGACGCCGTATCGACCGTCCAGTCCTTCGACCCGGATTTCGAGCCGCGGCCGGGCAACACGATCAGCCTGGCGTTTCTGCTCGACTCCCCGACCGAGGTGGACGCCACCTACACCCGGCTGGTCGACGCCGGCTACACCGGCCACCGCGCGCCGTGGGACGCGTTCTGGGGTCAGCGGTACGCGGTCGTGCACGATCCGGACGGGCACGGCGTCGACCTGTTCGCTCCGCTCTGA
- a CDS encoding FAD-binding oxidoreductase, producing MPVTAGRDPIPSEAAHRAAVQTLLASYRAIPPQATVRLAKKTSNLFRARAETTAPGLDVSGLARVIAVDPGARTADVGGMTTYEDLVAATLPHGLAPLVVPQLKTITLGGAVTGLGIESSSFRNGLPHESVLELDVLTGDGAIVRATPPSGPGDSRLYRGFPNSYGTLGYATRLKIELEPVLPFVALRHLRFAELSAAQETMDAVVTERSYAGERVDYLDGVVFGRDECYLTLGRQTDEPGPVSDYTGMDIYYRSIRRRSTDRLTVHDYLWRWDTDWFWCSRAFGAQHPRIRRFWPKRYRRSSFYWKLIALDQRYGVADRLEARRGNPPRERVVQDIEVPIEQTAGFLDWFLREIPIEPIWLCPLRLREPGPVGGPRPWPLYPLEPERTYVNIGFWSSVPAAVDAPGAANRAIEHKVAELGGHKSLYSDAFYTADEFAVLYGGDEYPSLKNSYDPHDRLLDLYAKAVQRQ from the coding sequence ATGCCAGTGACCGCCGGTCGCGACCCGATACCCAGCGAAGCAGCGCACCGGGCTGCCGTGCAGACCCTGCTGGCGAGCTACCGGGCGATCCCGCCGCAGGCAACCGTGCGACTGGCGAAGAAGACGTCCAACCTCTTCCGCGCCCGCGCCGAAACCACGGCGCCCGGCCTGGACGTCTCGGGTCTCGCCCGGGTGATCGCCGTCGATCCGGGCGCCCGCACGGCCGACGTCGGCGGCATGACCACCTACGAGGACCTGGTCGCCGCCACGCTCCCGCACGGCCTCGCGCCGCTGGTCGTGCCCCAGCTGAAAACGATCACCCTGGGCGGTGCGGTCACCGGACTCGGGATCGAATCCAGCTCGTTCCGCAACGGGCTGCCGCACGAGTCGGTGCTCGAGCTGGATGTGCTCACCGGTGACGGCGCTATCGTCCGCGCGACCCCACCGAGCGGGCCCGGCGATTCTCGGCTGTACCGCGGTTTCCCGAACTCGTACGGGACCCTCGGCTACGCCACCCGACTGAAGATCGAACTGGAGCCGGTGCTGCCGTTCGTCGCCCTACGTCATCTCCGGTTTGCCGAGCTGTCCGCGGCGCAGGAAACCATGGATGCCGTGGTGACGGAACGGAGCTACGCCGGCGAGCGGGTCGACTATCTGGACGGCGTGGTGTTCGGTCGCGACGAGTGCTACCTCACCCTGGGCCGACAGACCGACGAGCCCGGACCGGTCAGCGACTACACCGGGATGGACATCTACTACCGCTCGATTCGGCGCCGGTCCACCGACCGATTGACCGTGCACGACTATCTGTGGCGCTGGGACACCGACTGGTTCTGGTGCTCGCGAGCGTTCGGCGCGCAGCACCCACGGATTCGCCGGTTCTGGCCGAAACGCTACCGGCGCAGCAGCTTCTACTGGAAGCTGATCGCCCTCGACCAGCGCTACGGCGTCGCCGACCGGCTCGAGGCGCGGCGCGGCAATCCGCCGCGCGAGCGGGTGGTGCAGGACATCGAAGTCCCGATCGAGCAAACCGCCGGCTTCCTCGACTGGTTCCTGCGTGAGATACCGATCGAGCCGATCTGGCTGTGCCCGTTGCGGTTGCGCGAGCCCGGTCCGGTCGGCGGGCCACGACCGTGGCCGCTGTACCCACTCGAACCGGAGCGCACCTACGTCAACATCGGATTCTGGTCGTCGGTGCCGGCCGCCGTCGATGCGCCCGGGGCGGCGAACCGCGCCATCGAGCACAAGGTGGCCGAGCTCGGCGGGCATAAATCGCTCTACTCCGACGCCTTCTACACCGCCGACGAGTTCGCCGTACTCTACGGCGGCGACGAATATCCCTCGCTCAAAAACAGTTACGACCCGCACGATCGACTTCTCGACCTATATGCAAAGGCGGTGCAACGACAGTGA
- a CDS encoding DUF2126 domain-containing protein, whose amino-acid sequence MGVKVALEHRTIYTFDRLVEVHPHVVRLRPAPHSRTKIDAYSLRVTPETHFVNWQQDAFGNFLARLVFLEPTRELSITVGLIADLEVINPFDFFVEDYAEYAGFGYPPELTADLEPYLRRVDEADPGSGPGRLVRQWAADHRWPEERIRTIDFLVRLNQALCSDVGYSVRMEPGVQTPDHTLSTAIGSCRDSAWLLVSVLRELGLAARFVSGYLVQLAADVESLDGPSGPAADFTDLHAWTEVYLPGAGWVGLDPTSGLFAGEGHIPLAATPAPNTSAAITGSTGPCRSTLEFANIVRRVHEDPRVTLPYNDSQWASIVAAGAKLDSRAAEADIRLTVGGEPTFVSIDDQTAKEWTVDADGPQKRERADDLAARLKRIYAPAGLVHRAQGKWYPGEPLPRWQIALYWRTDGGPLWSDPSLLADPWSPHQTRDTDAGTAHQFLDTLAESLGLPRSQVRPVFEDSLARLAAAVRLPAGHPVEVDLVPDTPDARADLLAELDGAVTDPAGYLLPLHHADEGWASADWRLRRGRIVLLAGDSPAGLRLPLDAIDWSPPPPENPADPLAPRPPLRSSGAPEAPVPVVPAAKMPVTALVAEVRDGLLYVFLPPTEDLEHFVDLVARIEEAAATLDQPVVVEGYGPPPDPRLQALTITPDPGVIEVNVQPTGSFAEQTELLETLYGQARLARLSTESFDVDGTHGGTGGGNHITLGGATPADSPLLRRPDLLVSMLTYWQRHPALSYLFAGRFVGTTSQAPRADEGREDALYELEIAFAELARLGADAAPPWAVDRALRHLLTDITGNTHRAEFCIDKLYSPDSARGRLGLLELRGFEMPPHPQMALVQSLLVRGLVAWFWEQPLRAPLLRHGANLHGRYLLPHFVTADIAEVAADLRAAGIDFETSWLDPFTEFRFPRIGTAVVAGAEIELRGAIEPWRTLGEEAAGTGTARYVDSSVERLQVRLVGADRDRYVLTCNGFPVPLLATDQPDVQVAGVRFRAWQPPSSLHPTLTVDGPLVFDLVDAATGLSHGGCTYHVAHPGGRSYDVPPVNAVEAESRRNGRFTATGHQAAPVHLSDLREKIARSHVDLGAPGILDLRRARTVQTGTG is encoded by the coding sequence ATGGGAGTCAAAGTCGCGCTGGAACATCGGACCATCTACACGTTCGATCGGCTCGTCGAGGTCCACCCGCACGTCGTGCGGTTGCGTCCGGCACCGCATTCCCGGACGAAGATCGATGCATACTCGCTGCGGGTCACCCCGGAAACCCACTTCGTCAACTGGCAACAGGACGCGTTCGGTAATTTCCTGGCGCGCTTGGTGTTCCTGGAACCCACCCGCGAGCTGTCGATCACCGTTGGGCTGATCGCCGATCTGGAGGTGATCAACCCGTTCGACTTCTTCGTCGAGGACTACGCCGAGTACGCCGGATTCGGCTACCCGCCCGAGCTCACCGCCGACCTCGAGCCCTATCTTCGGCGGGTCGACGAGGCCGATCCTGGTTCGGGGCCGGGACGGTTGGTGCGTCAGTGGGCCGCCGACCACCGTTGGCCCGAGGAACGGATCCGCACCATCGATTTCCTGGTCCGGCTGAACCAGGCGCTCTGCTCGGACGTCGGGTACTCGGTGCGGATGGAGCCGGGCGTACAGACCCCGGACCACACCCTGAGCACGGCGATCGGCTCCTGCCGGGACTCGGCCTGGCTGCTGGTCTCGGTGCTGCGCGAGCTGGGCCTGGCGGCCCGATTCGTCTCCGGCTACCTGGTGCAGCTGGCCGCCGACGTCGAGTCGTTGGACGGTCCGTCCGGCCCGGCGGCAGACTTCACCGACCTGCATGCCTGGACCGAGGTATATCTGCCGGGCGCCGGGTGGGTCGGTCTGGATCCGACGTCCGGCTTGTTCGCCGGCGAGGGACACATCCCGCTGGCGGCGACGCCGGCGCCGAACACGTCGGCCGCGATCACCGGCAGCACCGGCCCGTGCCGGTCGACGCTGGAGTTCGCCAACATCGTCCGGCGAGTCCACGAAGACCCGCGAGTGACCTTGCCGTACAACGATTCCCAATGGGCTTCGATCGTCGCCGCGGGAGCGAAGCTGGACTCGCGGGCGGCCGAGGCGGACATCCGATTGACCGTCGGCGGCGAACCCACCTTCGTCTCGATCGACGATCAGACCGCGAAGGAATGGACCGTCGACGCAGACGGCCCGCAGAAGCGGGAACGGGCCGACGATCTGGCCGCTCGGCTGAAACGGATCTACGCGCCGGCCGGCCTGGTGCATCGTGCCCAGGGCAAGTGGTATCCCGGGGAGCCGTTGCCGCGCTGGCAGATCGCGCTCTACTGGCGCACCGACGGCGGCCCGCTCTGGTCGGACCCGAGCCTGCTCGCCGACCCGTGGTCGCCGCACCAGACCCGGGACACCGACGCCGGCACTGCGCACCAGTTCCTGGATACCCTCGCCGAGTCGCTCGGCCTGCCGCGCAGCCAGGTTCGACCGGTCTTCGAGGACTCGCTGGCCCGGCTGGCCGCCGCGGTGCGGTTGCCCGCCGGTCATCCGGTCGAGGTCGATCTGGTTCCGGACACCCCGGATGCCCGCGCCGACCTGCTCGCCGAACTGGACGGCGCGGTGACCGACCCGGCCGGCTATCTGCTGCCGCTGCACCACGCCGACGAAGGCTGGGCGAGCGCGGACTGGCGGCTGCGTCGCGGCCGAATCGTATTGCTGGCCGGCGATTCGCCGGCCGGGTTGCGGCTCCCGTTGGACGCGATCGACTGGTCGCCACCCCCGCCGGAGAACCCGGCCGATCCGCTGGCACCGCGGCCGCCGTTGCGCTCCTCGGGGGCGCCGGAGGCTCCGGTTCCGGTGGTCCCGGCCGCGAAGATGCCGGTGACCGCGCTGGTCGCCGAGGTCCGCGACGGGCTGTTGTACGTCTTCCTGCCGCCGACCGAGGATCTGGAACACTTCGTCGACCTGGTCGCCCGGATCGAAGAGGCGGCGGCGACGCTGGATCAGCCGGTGGTGGTCGAGGGCTACGGGCCGCCGCCGGACCCCCGGCTGCAGGCGCTCACGATCACCCCGGACCCCGGGGTGATCGAGGTCAACGTGCAGCCGACCGGTTCGTTCGCCGAGCAGACCGAGCTGTTGGAAACGCTGTACGGCCAGGCGCGCCTCGCCCGGCTGTCCACCGAGTCGTTCGACGTGGACGGCACCCACGGCGGTACCGGTGGCGGCAACCACATCACCCTGGGCGGTGCCACCCCGGCCGACTCGCCGCTGCTGCGCCGGCCGGACCTGCTGGTCTCGATGTTGACCTATTGGCAACGCCACCCGGCGCTGTCGTACCTGTTCGCCGGCCGATTCGTCGGCACCACCTCGCAGGCACCGCGAGCTGACGAGGGCCGCGAGGACGCGCTCTACGAGCTGGAGATCGCGTTTGCCGAGCTGGCCCGGCTGGGTGCCGATGCGGCGCCCCCGTGGGCGGTGGATCGAGCGCTGCGGCACCTGCTCACCGACATCACCGGCAACACCCACCGGGCCGAATTCTGCATCGACAAGCTGTACAGCCCGGATTCGGCCCGGGGCCGGCTCGGTCTGCTGGAGCTGCGCGGGTTCGAGATGCCGCCGCACCCGCAGATGGCATTGGTGCAGTCGCTGCTGGTGCGCGGCCTGGTGGCGTGGTTCTGGGAGCAGCCGTTACGCGCGCCGTTGCTCCGACACGGTGCGAACCTGCACGGCCGCTACCTGCTACCGCACTTCGTGACGGCCGACATCGCCGAGGTCGCCGCGGACCTGCGGGCAGCCGGAATCGATTTCGAGACCAGCTGGCTCGATCCGTTCACCGAGTTCCGCTTCCCCCGGATCGGTACTGCCGTGGTCGCCGGCGCCGAGATCGAGCTGCGTGGTGCGATCGAGCCGTGGCGCACGCTCGGCGAGGAAGCCGCCGGGACCGGTACCGCCCGCTACGTCGACTCGTCGGTGGAGCGGCTGCAGGTGCGGCTGGTCGGCGCCGACCGGGACCGGTACGTGCTGACCTGCAACGGCTTCCCGGTCCCGCTGCTCGCCACCGACCAGCCGGATGTGCAGGTAGCCGGGGTGCGGTTCCGGGCGTGGCAGCCGCCGAGCTCGCTGCACCCGACCCTGACCGTGGACGGCCCGCTGGTGTTCGACCTGGTGGACGCGGCCACCGGGCTGTCCCACGGCGGCTGCACCTACCACGTCGCACATCCCGGGGGCCGCTCGTACGACGTTCCACCGGTCAACGCGGTCGAGGCCGAATCGCGACGAAACGGTCGATTCACCGCTACCGGTCACCAGGCCGCGCCGGTACATTTGTCAGACCTACGGGAGAAGATCGCCCGATCCCACGTCGACCTCGGCGCGCCGGGCATCCTGGACCTTCGGCGGGCGCGCACGGTGCAGACCGGCACCGGGTAG